ATTACAGCATCAAAGTCTTCTGTGGGAACTTCCCAGAGCGGTGCATTTTCGTTGATCAGAGCGGCATTATTAATGAGTAGATCGGGAGGGCCAAATTGATCAAGTGTGCTTTTAGCCCAAGAGCCTACGGCATTGTTATCTGCAATATTAACGACCGAAAATTGATGAGGTGAACCATACTGCTTTGACAATTCATCGATCCGTTCCCTAGAACGTCCACATCCTATGACAGTGTGCCCCGCTTCAATCAAACCATCAACCATGGCGCGACCCAGCCCCTGAGTCACTCCGGTTACCACAATCACTTTCGCCATGAATTTTTCCTAAACTTCTACCTGCTTTGAATGATGCGATTATTTCGTAGCCGCTTTCGTTGCGGCAGCCGCTTTTGCATCTTCCTTTTTGGAAAGCTCAGGATTCACGGGAACAGCCGCGGGAGCGTCGCCTCTAATCCATTTGATGGCTCCGATCACTGATTTTTGAAATGCTGGATTCGTCCATGTTTGTGGATTGTGTCCTAAATTATTAACAAAGACTTTGCCCTGCCCCCACTCTTTCGCCCAGGCGACGGGAACTTGATAAGGACGTTTAGGATTGCTTTTCTCCATATTCAAGCTCATCAACACATGCACTTTTTCGGGCTGCCAGTTTTTGTATTGATAGATTTCATCTTTAAACTGAAACTCTTTCCCAAAAGGCTTCATGGCCGGGTGATCAGGATTATGTACGGTAATCATTACCGTGTTATTCGCATTCCAGGGATGCCCGTTAAAGGAACCACCCACCATGTCCCAATAAGGCTGGTAGGTTTTATATGTGTCGGTGGCGGAATGAAAGCCGATGAATCCGTGCCCTTTTTGTTTCAGCCAGTCATTCAAAAAATACTGCATGTCTGCTTCTTTAATGGGTAACATGCCCGTGGTATAAAAAATGACAATATCATAATTCTTCAGGTTTTCTTTAGTGAAATCGGCAGCCGCATCCTGCGTACAATCGACGGTAAACAAACCTGACTGCTTTCCTAATTGCACCATCGCGATTTCCGCAGGCGCTAACTCTGTTTTATTTCGTTTGACAGAACCATGGGTATAACCTTTACTCTGAGTGAGCATCAG
The Gimesia aquarii DNA segment above includes these coding regions:
- a CDS encoding ThuA domain-containing protein; its protein translation is MRFALILTTYLLAFSWLVTPCNAKAESGKTRILMLTQSKGYTHGSVKRNKTELAPAEIAMVQLGKQSGLFTVDCTQDAAADFTKENLKNYDIVIFYTTGMLPIKEADMQYFLNDWLKQKGHGFIGFHSATDTYKTYQPYWDMVGGSFNGHPWNANNTVMITVHNPDHPAMKPFGKEFQFKDEIYQYKNWQPEKVHVLMSLNMEKSNPKRPYQVPVAWAKEWGQGKVFVNNLGHNPQTWTNPAFQKSVIGAIKWIRGDAPAAVPVNPELSKKEDAKAAAATKAATK